The Cohnella abietis genome has a segment encoding these proteins:
- a CDS encoding spermidine synthase, with translation MSAFNEITVYDTSELYGEMGRFRCLQFADDSIQGAVDLKDRKRILLVYQRAIIYLMELNKPSFKHVFVIGHGVGTFSSHYGDKQFKVAEIDEKIVELSKLYFNYSKDDVVIGDGRQILSQSDESTYDYIILDAFNSKGTPLHLTTREFFRMASEKLAPRGALIMNLMGKSKNDRLMNAIHTTLRESYMFTKVFSCPATSEAEIRNIIVMASNAAIEFDVREMEGLYELDLAEGHIIRDSRPNEFK, from the coding sequence ATGAGTGCATTTAATGAAATAACGGTTTACGATACATCCGAGCTATATGGTGAAATGGGGAGATTTCGGTGCTTACAGTTTGCCGATGATAGTATACAAGGTGCGGTAGATTTGAAGGATCGAAAACGCATTTTACTAGTGTATCAACGGGCAATCATTTATTTAATGGAGTTAAATAAACCGTCGTTTAAGCACGTATTTGTGATCGGACACGGGGTTGGAACATTTTCTAGCCATTACGGAGATAAGCAATTTAAGGTAGCCGAAATCGATGAGAAGATCGTGGAGCTAAGCAAGCTTTATTTTAACTACAGCAAGGACGATGTTGTGATTGGAGATGGGCGCCAAATTCTCAGCCAATCAGACGAGAGTACATACGATTATATTATCTTGGATGCTTTCAACAGCAAGGGTACTCCACTTCATTTAACAACGAGAGAATTTTTCCGGATGGCAAGTGAAAAGCTCGCTCCAAGAGGAGCCCTCATTATGAATCTAATGGGGAAGAGTAAAAATGACAGGCTAATGAATGCCATACATACGACGCTCAGGGAATCCTATATGTTCACTAAAGTTTTTTCATGTCCAGCAACAAGTGAGGCAGAAATAAGAAATATAATTGTTATGGCAAGCAATGCTGCTATCGAATTCGATGTGCGGGAGATGGAAGGGCTATATGAGCTTGATTTAGCGGAAGGGCATATCATCAGGGACAGTAGGCCGAATGAATTTAAGTAG
- the pdaA gene encoding delta-lactam-biosynthetic de-N-acetylase, translating into MKLTIKSVISLTILISFLCTSIPASAQGNQPFHFGFKKSKGGKLPSIAEEGFMGILQKQNAIFLGNTGQKELYLTFDNGYENGYTAKILDDLKELKVPAIFFVTGHFVKDQPELVKRMVAEGHLVGNHSWSHPDMSQVSKIQIKDELEKVRVEVEKLTGQQEMRFVRAPRGIFSDRMLGVCNELGYINVFWSIAYRDWEPKQQKGWNYAYVNVMEQLHPGAVLLLHSVSKDNAEALKKIIVDARLQGYEFKSLNQMEMKQYR; encoded by the coding sequence ATGAAGCTAACAATCAAGTCGGTTATTTCATTAACCATATTAATTAGTTTCTTATGTACCTCTATTCCCGCAAGCGCTCAAGGGAACCAGCCTTTTCATTTTGGCTTTAAGAAAAGCAAGGGAGGCAAGCTTCCGTCTATAGCCGAAGAAGGTTTTATGGGTATACTGCAAAAGCAAAATGCCATTTTCCTGGGGAATACGGGGCAAAAGGAGTTATATCTTACTTTTGACAATGGGTATGAGAATGGGTATACAGCAAAAATCTTAGATGATCTAAAGGAATTGAAGGTTCCTGCGATTTTCTTTGTCACGGGTCATTTCGTTAAGGATCAACCGGAATTAGTGAAGAGAATGGTTGCAGAAGGTCATCTCGTCGGAAACCATTCCTGGAGTCACCCCGATATGTCGCAAGTATCGAAAATACAAATCAAAGATGAGCTCGAGAAGGTAAGGGTAGAAGTGGAGAAGCTTACGGGTCAACAAGAAATGCGTTTTGTACGAGCACCCCGGGGAATATTCAGTGATCGCATGTTGGGTGTTTGTAATGAGCTTGGTTATATAAACGTGTTTTGGTCCATTGCTTATAGAGATTGGGAGCCCAAACAGCAGAAAGGCTGGAACTATGCCTACGTTAATGTCATGGAGCAGCTGCATCCAGGCGCGGTACTTTTGCTCCATTCCGTTTCCAAAGATAATGCAGAGGCGCTTAAGAAAATTATAGTTGATGCAAGGCTACAAGGATATGAATTCAAGAGCTTGAACCAGATGGAAATGAAACAATACAGGTAA
- a CDS encoding superoxide dismutase family protein — MEMKKLFKLVCLGALGFLLLGGIVFVNTDADARSPKQQASVKIINSKGEEIGTARITQKPDSVHIHIEAKDLPPGIHGIHFHETGKCEAPDFTSAGAHLNPQGKQHGFNNPQGFHAGDLLNIQVGQDGTVKADLESKSVTLVTGLSNSLRKPGGTAIVIHEKEDDYVTDPSGNSGNRIACGPIL, encoded by the coding sequence ATGGAAATGAAAAAATTGTTCAAGTTAGTTTGTTTGGGTGCTCTTGGTTTTCTTCTGTTAGGTGGGATCGTATTCGTTAATACAGACGCAGATGCAAGATCCCCAAAGCAGCAAGCTTCGGTGAAGATCATTAATTCGAAGGGTGAAGAAATTGGAACAGCACGAATTACCCAAAAGCCCGATTCTGTCCATATCCATATAGAAGCGAAGGATCTGCCTCCAGGCATACATGGCATTCACTTTCATGAAACAGGCAAATGTGAAGCACCTGATTTTACTTCAGCAGGAGCGCATTTAAATCCCCAAGGAAAGCAGCATGGGTTTAACAATCCGCAAGGCTTTCATGCTGGTGATTTACTTAACATCCAGGTCGGGCAAGATGGAACCGTCAAAGCGGATTTGGAAAGCAAAAGCGTCACTTTGGTGACCGGCTTATCCAATTCTTTGCGGAAGCCCGGTGGAACAGCAATTGTTATTCACGAAAAAGAGGATGATTACGTAACAGATCCTTCCGGAAACTCAGGGAACCGTATTGCCTGTGGACCTATCCTATAA
- a CDS encoding VOC family protein gives MVAKADKIFVNLPVKDLQKSIDFFTAVGFEFNPQYTDENATCMIISESIYAMLLVEDFFKTFTKKEIVDSTTSTEVIVALSVSSKAEVDNLVNKALAAGGKPFNDPIDHGFMYTWSFQDVDNHLWELMHMDESAVNQG, from the coding sequence ATGGTAGCTAAAGCGGATAAAATTTTTGTTAACTTGCCCGTTAAAGATTTGCAGAAATCCATCGATTTTTTTACTGCAGTGGGTTTTGAGTTCAATCCTCAATATACCGATGAGAATGCAACCTGTATGATTATTAGCGAGAGTATATACGCTATGCTGTTGGTTGAAGATTTCTTCAAGACCTTCACTAAGAAGGAAATTGTGGATTCTACAACTAGTACAGAGGTTATTGTAGCCTTATCTGTGAGCAGCAAGGCTGAAGTAGATAATCTTGTTAATAAAGCTCTTGCAGCTGGCGGTAAGCCTTTTAATGATCCTATTGATCACGGCTTTATGTACACTTGGAGCTTTCAAGATGTTGACAATCATCTGTGGGAGCTTATGCACATGGATGAGAGCGCAGTTAACCAAGGCTAA
- a CDS encoding VOC family protein, protein MAKLTPYIFSEDARAQAEFYTHALGGEILSVMTHGQRPDAAEEIKDKVMHLSLVAGGITFLMCDIFDPVDRGSSINLSLEFATEEEAREAFDKLAVGGTIKHPLGPAFWGGLFGQIEDKYGIAWMIGNESKQS, encoded by the coding sequence TTGGCAAAGCTTACGCCTTACATTTTCTCCGAGGACGCAAGAGCTCAAGCTGAGTTCTATACACATGCGCTTGGAGGGGAAATCCTATCTGTTATGACACATGGTCAGCGCCCGGATGCTGCTGAAGAGATTAAGGACAAGGTCATGCACCTTAGTCTTGTTGCCGGGGGAATTACCTTTCTTATGTGTGATATTTTTGATCCAGTTGACCGAGGAAGCAGTATAAATCTAAGTCTTGAGTTTGCGACGGAAGAGGAAGCCCGAGAAGCGTTCGATAAGCTAGCTGTTGGCGGAACGATTAAGCATCCGTTAGGGCCCGCATTTTGGGGCGGCCTGTTCGGACAAATTGAAGACAAATATGGCATAGCGTGGATGATTGGTAATGAGTCGAAACAGAGCTAA
- a CDS encoding rhomboid family intramembrane serine protease: protein MIFIRYENFRSYIRMYPVTTLILAINLIVFLADLLLDGRLTIEGVFYQHPDFSKYGLFEPWRYVTSIVLHAGWDHLLFNCFSILVFAPPLERLVGHFRYFILYLLAGIAGNALSAIVHAGSVYLSVGASGAIYGIFGAFLYLAVFRKADLDEGSRKTIYSMLIFGLIYSLILPNINIWAHVGGAIAGLAIMGIWVKTNLAKKLQMHNQNS, encoded by the coding sequence ATGATATTCATACGGTACGAAAATTTCCGGAGCTACATCCGCATGTATCCAGTAACGACACTCATTCTTGCGATCAACTTGATCGTTTTTTTAGCTGATTTGTTATTAGACGGTAGGTTAACGATTGAGGGCGTTTTCTATCAGCACCCTGATTTTAGCAAGTATGGATTATTCGAGCCTTGGCGGTATGTAACATCCATTGTTCTGCACGCAGGCTGGGATCATTTATTATTTAACTGTTTCTCAATTCTCGTATTTGCTCCCCCATTGGAAAGATTGGTCGGGCACTTCCGATATTTCATCCTATACTTATTAGCTGGTATTGCAGGTAATGCGTTAAGTGCTATCGTACATGCTGGTTCCGTATATCTCTCAGTAGGAGCGTCGGGAGCGATCTATGGTATATTCGGCGCATTCCTCTATTTAGCTGTTTTCCGTAAAGCTGATTTAGACGAAGGGTCTCGTAAAACGATATACAGCATGCTGATCTTTGGATTGATTTATTCTTTAATACTTCCAAACATTAATATTTGGGCTCATGTTGGCGGTGCTATTGCAGGTTTGGCCATAATGGGAATATGGGTTAAAACGAACCTGGCTAAAAAGCTGCAAATGCATAACCAGAACTCTTAA
- a CDS encoding DMT family transporter, whose product MLEQKKVYLLALLYAFIIGFSFLFTKMALEFADPIDTIAYRFTVSFVALAIPVMFGWIKIKIKGRNWLKLLPLGLVYPTAFFGFQAFGLAHAASSIGGIISASSPIFTLVLASLFLKERTTWIQKLSVLCSVGGVVFIIAMGGASVEGTSALGIFLLLLSALLLSLYGVIARYLRDGFTAIQMTYVMMLFGCISFNAISITKHAVGGTMHDLIKPLAEPHFILSILYIAILSSLVSSLLSNYILSKIEATTMSVFVNLGNLISILAGVIFLNEQLGYYHLIGAALIIIGVVGVNYRGSKKINNKVDAGVRTDS is encoded by the coding sequence ATGCTGGAGCAAAAAAAAGTTTATCTATTGGCTCTATTATACGCATTTATTATCGGGTTTTCCTTTTTATTCACGAAGATGGCTTTGGAATTCGCAGATCCTATTGACACGATTGCTTATCGGTTTACTGTTTCGTTTGTCGCTTTAGCTATACCCGTCATGTTTGGATGGATCAAAATAAAAATAAAAGGTCGCAATTGGCTAAAATTATTGCCCCTTGGATTAGTGTATCCTACAGCATTCTTCGGATTCCAAGCTTTCGGCCTTGCGCATGCTGCATCGTCCATTGGAGGTATTATTTCCGCTTCTTCCCCCATTTTCACACTGGTTCTTGCTTCGTTATTTTTGAAAGAAAGAACAACTTGGATTCAAAAATTGTCCGTACTGTGTTCGGTAGGTGGAGTGGTCTTCATTATTGCAATGGGAGGAGCTTCGGTAGAGGGCACAAGCGCTTTAGGCATATTTTTATTGCTCTTATCGGCATTGTTACTTTCATTATATGGCGTAATTGCCCGTTACTTAAGGGATGGCTTTACCGCGATTCAGATGACTTATGTGATGATGCTTTTCGGATGTATTAGCTTCAACGCTATATCGATTACTAAGCATGCTGTTGGCGGAACAATGCACGATTTGATTAAACCGTTAGCTGAGCCGCATTTTATTCTTTCCATTTTGTATATAGCAATATTGTCTTCACTAGTGTCATCATTGTTATCTAATTATATTTTGTCCAAAATTGAGGCGACTACGATGAGTGTATTCGTTAATCTGGGTAATCTCATTTCCATATTGGCAGGGGTCATTTTCTTGAATGAGCAGCTTGGTTATTATCATCTTATCGGTGCAGCATTGATTATTATTGGTGTAGTAGGGGTTAATTATCGGGGGAGTAAAAAAATAAATAATAAGGTCGATGCCGGGGTGAGAACAGACTCGTAA
- a CDS encoding aminotransferase-like domain-containing protein yields MKEYAKVMIDIERQIEEGLIRGGQKLPSIRELSLHYSCSKSTIIRAYTELEKRHFIYSIPQSGYYAVLKKVQPEHGPDPSVIDFSSASPDADLFPYLDFQHCLNKAIDMYRSHLFTYGTPQGLPSLLNVLSKHLTSHQVFTSPDNIMITSGVQQALAILCTMPFPNGKSTVLIEQPSYHLIIQLLECHGIPVKGITRSESGIDLDELEHLFRTGDIKLFYTIPRFHNPLGTSYSEKTKKAIGELAKRYDVYVVEDDYLADLESDTKSDPIFAYESSHVVYLKSYSKILFPGLRVGVAVLPPVLQETFSTYKRLSDIDSSMLSQAALEIYIQNGMFERRKQKIKTSYHNRMQKLNRALDAYNDTEDIHHARLTLGVHTHLVLPDRMHVPTLLNKLSKKRVVVKEIEPSYLPLFEQQQSLLKLSITKVSEDDIDEGISILFSEIKKMRR; encoded by the coding sequence TTGAAGGAATATGCTAAAGTTATGATCGATATCGAGCGGCAGATCGAAGAAGGGTTAATCCGTGGAGGCCAGAAGCTCCCGTCCATTCGTGAATTGTCCCTTCATTATTCCTGCAGTAAAAGCACGATTATTCGTGCCTATACAGAGCTCGAAAAACGCCATTTCATATACTCCATCCCACAAAGCGGATATTATGCAGTACTCAAGAAGGTGCAGCCGGAGCATGGTCCTGATCCCTCCGTTATCGATTTTTCATCTGCTTCACCTGACGCTGATCTGTTCCCTTATTTGGATTTTCAGCACTGTCTCAACAAAGCGATAGATATGTACAGAAGCCATTTGTTTACTTATGGAACACCGCAAGGTCTTCCATCACTGCTTAATGTCCTAAGCAAGCACCTCACTAGTCACCAGGTATTCACTTCGCCAGACAATATTATGATTACATCGGGTGTGCAGCAGGCTTTAGCGATTCTATGTACGATGCCTTTTCCCAACGGAAAAAGTACGGTGCTCATAGAACAGCCAAGCTATCATCTTATTATCCAATTGCTCGAGTGCCACGGCATTCCGGTTAAAGGAATAACGAGATCTGAAAGCGGCATTGATCTTGATGAGCTGGAGCATTTATTCCGTACGGGGGATATTAAGCTGTTCTACACGATCCCGCGCTTCCATAATCCACTAGGAACTTCTTATTCGGAAAAAACAAAAAAAGCGATCGGCGAGTTAGCCAAACGCTATGACGTGTACGTTGTAGAGGACGATTATTTAGCTGATTTAGAGTCGGACACCAAATCCGATCCTATCTTTGCTTATGAGTCGTCACATGTCGTTTACTTAAAAAGCTACTCCAAAATTTTATTCCCAGGACTCAGGGTAGGAGTTGCCGTCCTCCCTCCAGTCCTTCAAGAAACCTTTAGCACGTACAAGCGTTTGTCTGATATCGATAGCTCCATGCTGTCGCAGGCTGCATTAGAAATCTATATCCAAAACGGAATGTTCGAGCGAAGGAAGCAAAAAATAAAGACCAGCTATCATAATCGAATGCAAAAGCTAAACCGAGCATTGGACGCCTACAATGATACCGAGGACATCCATCATGCCCGTTTGACATTAGGTGTCCACACGCACCTCGTATTGCCAGATCGCATGCACGTCCCAACCTTGCTAAATAAGTTAAGTAAAAAACGAGTTGTCGTAAAAGAAATAGAGCCCTCTTATTTGCCTTTGTTCGAGCAGCAGCAATCCCTACTTAAGCTGAGTATCACTAAAGTTTCAGAGGATGATATTGATGAAGGAATAAGCATCCTCTTCTCAGAAATTAAGAAAATGCGACGTTAA
- the srtB gene encoding class B sortase, which yields MNWRKWAYCGILTTAIAVFMFSAVKLTLYFLDARQSNEQIKEARELYHPVPNNDRNIIPQVTPLNEIGSVTQTAATPHIVPLVDKKPAQLLIQDHFKPLLEINKDIIGWVKIDDSNIDYPVVQSDDNSYYLTRDLHGKNNVNGSIFMDYRNAIDKEDKHLILYGHNMKNKSMFMALLNYESRWYFDHHSIIQFDTLYGNQKWQVFSAYYTDAKDDYLKTDFKTDEQFKDFAVSLQSKSLHKTDVILHENDPILTLSTCSNSHDDARFVVHARLISPSIHE from the coding sequence TTGAACTGGAGAAAATGGGCTTACTGTGGCATACTGACAACGGCGATTGCTGTTTTTATGTTTTCTGCTGTTAAATTAACCTTATATTTCTTAGATGCCCGTCAGAGTAACGAACAAATAAAAGAAGCAAGGGAGCTATATCACCCTGTTCCGAATAACGATAGAAATATTATACCGCAAGTAACTCCTCTTAATGAGATCGGATCGGTAACCCAGACTGCTGCGACTCCCCATATTGTTCCCTTAGTGGACAAAAAGCCAGCTCAGCTGCTTATTCAAGATCATTTTAAACCTTTGCTCGAAATCAACAAAGATATTATTGGCTGGGTCAAAATTGATGATTCCAATATTGATTATCCAGTTGTTCAATCTGATGACAATAGCTATTATCTCACAAGGGATTTGCACGGCAAGAATAACGTAAACGGCAGTATTTTCATGGACTATCGGAATGCTATTGATAAAGAGGATAAACACCTGATCCTGTATGGCCATAATATGAAAAATAAGTCGATGTTCATGGCATTATTAAATTACGAGAGCAGATGGTATTTTGACCACCATTCAATTATACAGTTCGACACCTTATACGGAAATCAGAAGTGGCAGGTTTTCTCAGCTTATTATACAGACGCTAAGGACGATTACCTTAAGACAGATTTCAAAACCGATGAACAATTCAAAGACTTCGCGGTTAGTCTGCAAAGCAAATCCCTGCACAAGACAGATGTAATATTGCATGAAAATGATCCTATTCTAACGCTTTCCACTTGTTCGAATTCGCACGATGACGCAAGGTTTGTCGTACATGCGAGATTGATAAGCCCCTCAATACATGAATAG
- a CDS encoding LPXTG cell wall anchor domain-containing protein, with the protein MTSLLKKKSFKLSLSLLVALNLLFVTGLTAMAASDNLVFDNYNRATLSDFAGAKVGAQWTGGDAGKSATIEDNALKLEYASKGWFGTGGGIDASEYKYLKITIKGASGGEGADFDLNYAVGETVKTIGKNFADLSGVAITKDYKDIYIDLAANKIDKGIQALHFNFQDGKSGTIWIDDISFTNSNGKKAEPAKVEPKKEEPKKEEPKKDDGEKSEPAATDGAGAEANPKTGDTMNVTLYGLIALLSGGAALAFAIKLRRAKS; encoded by the coding sequence ATGACAAGCTTGTTAAAGAAAAAGTCTTTCAAATTGTCGCTATCTTTGCTAGTTGCTCTTAATTTATTGTTCGTTACGGGACTGACCGCTATGGCTGCATCTGACAACCTTGTATTTGACAATTATAATCGTGCAACATTATCGGATTTCGCAGGCGCCAAAGTAGGCGCACAATGGACTGGCGGCGATGCAGGTAAAAGTGCAACGATCGAAGACAATGCACTTAAGCTTGAATACGCTAGCAAAGGCTGGTTTGGTACTGGTGGCGGAATCGATGCTAGCGAATACAAATACCTGAAGATTACGATTAAAGGAGCATCTGGTGGTGAAGGTGCGGATTTCGACCTAAACTATGCAGTTGGCGAAACTGTTAAAACAATTGGTAAAAACTTTGCGGATCTTTCTGGTGTAGCTATAACGAAGGACTATAAGGACATTTACATTGACCTGGCTGCTAATAAGATCGACAAGGGCATCCAAGCGCTTCATTTTAATTTCCAAGACGGCAAAAGCGGCACAATCTGGATCGATGACATTTCTTTCACAAATTCGAATGGAAAGAAAGCCGAGCCTGCTAAAGTAGAACCGAAGAAAGAAGAGCCTAAGAAAGAAGAACCAAAGAAAGATGATGGAGAAAAGTCAGAACCAGCTGCTACCGATGGTGCCGGTGCTGAAGCCAATCCTAAAACTGGCGATACAATGAATGTGACCTTGTATGGTTTAATTGCATTGCTTTCCGGTGGAGCTGCTCTAGCCTTCGCTATTAAATTGAGAAGAGCAAAATCGTAA
- a CDS encoding SRPBCC family protein, with amino-acid sequence MVIVTTEVLIDAPLEHCFDLARDIEVHTQTVWKHTKERAIEGTTKGMISGGEFVTFQATHFLIRQKLKSQIVSYNRPFYFVDEMVKGAFKSLRHEHTFEEQQGKTLMKDTLTFEAPFGIIGWITERVILKRYMKRFLEHRNHQLKLFAEGRG; translated from the coding sequence CTCATTGATGCTCCACTGGAACATTGCTTTGACTTAGCTAGGGATATTGAAGTACATACTCAAACCGTGTGGAAGCATACGAAAGAAAGAGCAATAGAAGGTACAACTAAAGGCATGATTAGTGGAGGGGAATTCGTAACCTTTCAGGCAACTCATTTCCTCATCAGACAGAAGCTGAAGTCTCAAATTGTATCCTATAACAGGCCTTTTTATTTTGTTGACGAGATGGTGAAAGGCGCATTTAAGAGTCTTAGACATGAACACACATTTGAAGAGCAGCAGGGGAAGACACTTATGAAAGATACGCTAACCTTTGAAGCTCCATTCGGAATTATTGGGTGGATCACGGAGAGAGTTATACTTAAGCGCTACATGAAGAGATTTTTGGAGCATCGAAACCATCAATTAAAGCTATTTGCTGAAGGTAGGGGATGA